In the Sarcophilus harrisii chromosome 3, mSarHar1.11, whole genome shotgun sequence genome, one interval contains:
- the P2RY12 gene encoding P2Y purinoceptor 12, with product MSDLYNFTNGTGNNSLCTRDYKITQVLFPLLYTVLFVVGIIMNSLAMGIFFQIPSKSNFIIFLKNTVISDLLMILTFPFKILSDAKLGAGPLRAFVCQVTSVIFYFTMYISISFLGLITIDRYQKTTRPFKTSNLSNLLGAKILSAVIWIFMFFLSLPNMILTNKKPMHLNVKKCAFLKSEFGLVWHEIVNYICQVIFWINLLIIIVCYTLITKELYRSYVRTRGVGKAPKKKVNVKVFIVIAVFFICFVPFHFARIPYTLSQTRDVFDCTAENTLFYVKESTLWLTSLNACLDPFIYFYLCKSFRNSLMGMLKHRNAPTMFSPQEIRNKGQNDSSPSEEIPL from the coding sequence ATGAGTGATCTCTACAACTTTACCAATGGAACTGGAAATAACAGTCTCTGTACCAGAGATTACAAAATCACCCAAGTTCTTTTTCCTCTGCTCTACACGGTCTTGTTTGTTGTCGGAATCATCATGAACAGTCTAGCTATGGGAATTTTCTTCCAAATCCCCAGCAAATCCAACTTCATCATCTTCCTCAAGAACACCGTCATATCTGACCTGCTCATGATACTGACTTTCCCTTTCAAAATCCTCAGCGATGCAAAGCTGGGAGCAGGGCCACTGAGGGCATTTGTGTGCCAGGTCACCTCTGTCATCTTCTACTTCACGATGTATATCAGCATCTCTTTCCTTGGTCTGATCACCATCGACCGTTACCAGAAAACTACCCGGCCATTTAAAACATCCAACCTCAGCAACCTACTTGGCGCCAAGATTCTGTCCGCTGTGATTTGGATATTCATGTTCTTCCTGTCCTTGCCAAACATGATCTTAACCAACAAGAAACCAATGCACTTGAATGTGAAGAAATGTGCTTTCCTGAAGTCAGAGTTTGGCCTAGTATGGCATGAAATTGTCAACTACATCTGCCAAGTCATTTTCTGGATCAATTTGCTTATCATAATTGTATGCTACACACTGATCACAAAAGAGCTCTATCGATCCTATGTAAGGACCAGGGGGGTAGGGAAAGCACCTAAGAAAAAGGTAAATGTCAAAGTGTTTATTGTCATCGCtgtgtttttcatttgttttgtgcCCTTTCATTTTGCCAGAATTCCCTACACCCTCAGCCAAACAAGAGATGTTTTTgactgtactgctgagaataccTTATTTTATGTAAAAGAGAGCACACTGTGGCTGACTTCCTTAAATGCATGCTTAGatccattcatatatttttatctctgtaaaTCCTTTAGGAATTCCTTGATGGGCATGTTGAAACACAGAAATGCTCCTACAATGTTCTCACCCCAGGAAATCAGAAACAAAGGGCAAAATGATAGCAGCCCATCAGAAGAGATCCCATTATAG